In the Telopea speciosissima isolate NSW1024214 ecotype Mountain lineage chromosome 2, Tspe_v1, whole genome shotgun sequence genome, one interval contains:
- the LOC122652417 gene encoding small polypeptide DEVIL 11-like has translation MAVAAAAPQFYLDEKWKLSKKEGSRSCRSSTSSTSPLMRNSSQRRCSFTRKCSSLVKEQRARFYIMRRCVTMLICWRDYGDS, from the coding sequence atggcaGTTGCAGCGGCTGCTCCACAGTTCTACTTGGACGAGAAATGGAAGTTGTCAAAGAAAGAAGGATCAAGGAGTTGTCGATCTTCTACTTCATCGACTTCTCCTCTGATGAGAAATTCGTCACAGAGAAGGTGTTCCTTCACTAGGAAATGTTCGAGCTTGGTAAAAGAACAGAGAGCCAGGTTCTACATCATGCGTCGATGTGTTACCATGCTTATCTGCTGGCGCGATTATGGTGATTCTTGA